From Lolium perenne isolate Kyuss_39 chromosome 5, Kyuss_2.0, whole genome shotgun sequence, a single genomic window includes:
- the LOC127299748 gene encoding uncharacterized protein → MGSKRFEKKKPGRLWTMSANQARKTVQNFRVQGTYNNSNKRGGVAAAMQKKWRIPLEAPSCTRVVRWPNDVARSSSRLNNSKVSLQSDVENARPSTSRPNNGLGSRQKYTKNPMPSSSRPNSVVVSSEKNRIFFSRSINVSVSWEKNAKKPVPSSSSPNNGGTSLSKHIQMSRPSPSRPNNDMISSPKDIEKSLPSSSCPNGGSVPSPKNIERFMSAESRPSRLRGGFSSRKPTFIGSNGNSNSTFSISNKPPSSLVHGHSSNVEMGTQVRLQPQTTKAACMGNMEQNAESMNVHVQLDSRKQNTALVSDGKANDGKYKSKMTEPLLEEKLGVHVDDDSAKEDSRPKKRMRDGTEQKLVGAQSGTAVITETAVMKDCPTEVSHHVVAESFKLQQYSSLPIDESVWSGIIKTQSKECVSLAAHLSTKYCDMVSKLSRSLLPMLEVTKLSRLEAWPKSFEASRPTDDNIALYFFPATTRQDEDGADPDQLVKEVVENDMVLRAVVDEAELLIFSSVLLPEQYKTFQGEPYLWGVFRPRNKKFATVDEQHGIGHCPQEEMGKQHAADHGVGKKGYMVAGLNVCAGLETQEEAEGQGMDQEQTPSVARPNTEIPVEDMVAGVNVGVGLETPEEAEGQGMEQEQTPSVARLNTPIPAEDMIAGLNVGVGLETPEEAEGRGREQQKTPSMARPNTPIPDEDTTRATSDPTMPSAVSANNVQGATSVPTVPAAMSANDDGQMHSSFSVPTGAIVGFVVRRTPRIEHLIEEMRREGSVVVAMRGEMIGSGLGQATATG, encoded by the exons ATGGGATCCAAGCGATTTGAAAAGAAGAAACCAGGTAGACTCTGGACAATGAGCGCGAATCAAGCAAGGAAAACTGTACAGAATTTCAGGGTGCAAGGGACATATAACAACTCTAACAAAAGAGGTGGCGTTGCTGCCGCAATGCAGAAAAAGTGGCGAATTCCTTTAGAGGCGCCTAGCTGCACTAGGGTAGTCCGATGGCCAAATGATGTGGCACGATCATCCTCAAGGTTGAACAATAGTAAGGTTTCTCTTCAAAGTGATGTCGAGAATGCTAGGCCCTCTACCTCGAGACCCAACAATGGCCTAGGTTCTCGACAAAAGTATACCAAGAATCCAATGCCCTCTTCCTCAAGACCGAACAGCGTTGTGGTTTCTTCAGAAAAGAACAGGATTTTTTTCTCTAGGTCGATCAATGTGTCGGTCTCTTGGGAGAAGAATGCCAAGAAGCCTGTGCCCTCTTCTTCAAGCCCAAACAATGGTGGAACCTCCCTGTCGAAACATATTCAGATGTCTAGGCCATCTCCCTCAAGGCCAAACAATGACATGATTTCTTCGCCGAAGGATATTGAGAAGTCTCTGCCCTCATCCTCATGTCCAAATGGTGGCTCGGTACCTTCTCCGAAGAATATTGAGCGGTTTATGTCCGCGGAGTCTAGGCCCTCTCGCCTTCGGGGTGGATTTTCCTCAAGAAAGCCTACCTTCATAGGGTCAAACGGTAACTCAAATTCCACTTTTAGCATTTCAAACAAACCGCCGTCCTCACTAGTGCATGGCCATTCAAGCAATGTTGAAATGGGCACTCAAGTTCGTCTCCAACCCCAAACTACCAAGGCAGCTTGCATGGGCAACATGGAGCAGAATGCAGAATCAATGAATGTGCATGTTCAACTTGATAGTAGAAAACAGAACACTGCACTTGTGAGTGATGGAAAAGCCAATGATGGTAAGTATAAAAGTAAGATGACAGAACCATTGTTGGAAGAGAAGCTCGGTGTACATGTGGATGATGATAGTGCAAAAGAGGATAGTAGGCCAAAGAAGAGAATGAGGGATGGTACTGAGCAAAAGCTTGTGGGGGCTCAAAGTGGTACTGCTGTGATAACAGAAACTGCTGTCATGAAGGATTGTCCTACCGAAGTTTCTCATCATGTCGTTGCAGAATCTTTCAAGCTGCAACAGTATAGCTCCCTTCCCATCGATGAATCTGTTTGGAG TGGAATCATTAAGACTCAGAGCAAAGAATGTGTTTCATTGGCTGCACACTTGTCAACCAAATACTGTGACATGGTGTCCAAATTATCAAGATCACTGCTGCCAATGCTTGAAGTAACAAAGCTTTCTAGGCTGGAGGCTTGGCCCAAGAGCTTTGAGGCATCAAGACCCACCGATGATAACATTGCCTTGTATTTCTTTCCGGCCACAACGAG GCAAGATGAAGACGGAGCAGACCCCGATCAACTAGTTAAAGAAGTTGTAGAGAATGATATGGTCTTACGGGCTGTTGTTGATGAGGCTGAGTTGTTGATATTTTCTTCTGTTTTGCTGCCTGAACAATACaaaa CCTTCCAAGGGGAACCCTACCTGTGGGGGGTATTCAGGCCTAGAAACAAGAAGTTTGCCACAGTGGACGAACAACACGGCATAGGACATTGTCCACAGGAGGAGATGGGGAAACAGCATGCTGCAGATCATGGTGTGGGAAAGAAGGGCTACATGGTTGCAGGGTTAAATGTGTGTGCTGGACTtgaaactcaagaagaagcagaggGGCAAGGTATGGATCAGGAGCAGACTCCGTCAGTGGCTCGACCCAACACAGAGATACCTGTTGAGGACATGGTTGCAGGGGTAAATGTGGGTGTTGGACTTGAAACTCCAGAAGAAGCAGAGGGGCAAGGTATGGAGCAGGAGCAGACTCCGTCAGTGGCTCGACTGAACACACCAATACCTGCTGAAGACATGATTGCAGGGTTAAACGTGGGTGTTGGACTTGAAACTCCAGAAGAGGCAGAGGGGCGAGGTAGGGAGCAGCAGAAGACTCCGTCAATGGCTCGACCCAACACACCGATACCTGATGAAGACACAACTCGGGCTACTTCAGATCCTACCATGCCATCTGCAGTGTCTGCAAACAATGTACAGGGGGCTACTTCCGTTCCTACCGTGCCTGCCGCAATGTCTGCAAATGACGACGGGCAGATGCACTCAAGCTTCAGTGTCCCCACAGGAGCAATTGTTGGTTTCGTCGTCCGACGAACTCCAAGAATTGAGCACCTCATCGAGGAGATGCGACGTGAAGGCTCTGTTGTGGTTGCAATGCGAGGGGAGATGATAGGGTCAGGTCTTGGCCAAGCAACAGCAACAGGGTAG
- the LOC127299747 gene encoding uncharacterized protein, producing the protein MATVCETCGNVGYEHLLLSCDDCKCATHQYCLAEVLFDGSSLERWFCNQCPRKRGEVTHEESLHKASNHADSGSAACQASTMSVESTMEARPYRNHKNKSKRSHMRPVGNKTNTRDCNGPNMICASEKALHSCELISMEISKASNDENQQVDDEHSVRPINNNHDANRLPARINKSNPEKPVEEFEPPGAAEQLNPPKDSNCISLGNLEIEYSKDCRLTPVLAAENQNEPSMLLDQANSSSLSETTLKQKVLREASDTAVELSGTVQNRVKDNPKKRRRLILLDDDDDGEEAADVQSEDFNHRADSSSLSETTLNKNVLPEASDTAVGLSGTVENCVKDNPRKRRQLILLDDADDGEEAADVQSEDLNHRADSSSSSETTLKQNVLLEVSGTAVELSGTVQKCVKDIPRKRRQIIVLEDDDDGEVAANVQSGDFNHPADSSSLSETTLKKNALLEASDTAVELPDTVRNCSEENSRKRRQIILLDDDDDGEVAADVQSGDFNHRADSSSLSETTLKENTLLKASDTAVELPDTVRNCSEENSRKRRQLILLDDDDDGKEAADVQSGDFNHPSLECDGSLSKLRIDTEVCVEETVHTGELNDRNLSTAQLDILIPGSSEITQPVEKRRRYTLANEDDEDGEVIIGTSNAPKLTLETLVAKDDGLQSRIKLDSESANQQRRMLSQPIDEPIWSGLLKINNEVFVSLVAHMSSKACRPVWELSTSLQPVIEVIKLPQLEAWPKSWKVSGPTDGDIALYFFPPSMSPSKESDVLVEEIIDSGAAIKAVVGVAELLIFPSTILPEQYHVCQGKHYLWGVFKHREDESDKDILVEEQDASARAKEGEIQEHHFMDQQHALQCESPDHGSSAAKHAIHVDHQLLVKHNCEAQEGAMKSTMGEGLLSPGNDSSSVELNSPETRSNCFMQPRSDPKLHVPEEAYHQEDEQSFTRPSTDLGPSATTVKLIDSAGAVPPTTRQLFGFVTARTPRAQQLIQEMVDEGALLFSVAEETATVGSRVGNDTEVQVHPTTYGECPPMQDRRQPIGFVPLDDDVASEACLELFPVRQEHNGWTPRVEASKEVDLDLSLSARSGAPLGSFL; encoded by the exons ATG GCTACTGTATGTGAGACCTGTGGCAATGTTGGTTATGAACATCTTCTGCTATCTTGCGATGACTGCAAGTGTGCCACACACCA ATACTGTCTAGCTGAGGTTTTGTTTGATGGATCATCACTAGAACGCTGGTTCTGTAACCAATGTCCACGAAAGCGTGGTGAAGTTACTCACGAGGAATCTTTGCATAAGGCGTCAAATCATGCTGATTCTGGTTCAGCAGCATGCCAGgcaagtaccatgagtgtggagtcAACAATGGAAGCACGGCCATACAGAAACCATAAAAACAAATCAAAAAGGTCACATATGCGACCTGTAGGTAACAAGACCAATACAAGAGACTGCAATGGTCCAAATATGATTTGTGCTAGTGAGAAGGCACTTCATTCCTGTGAACTCATATCCATGGAAATATCTAAGGCCAGCAATGATGAGAATCAGCAGGTTGACGATGAACATTCTGTTCGTCCAATAAACAACAATCATGATGCAAATCGCTTGCCAGCAAGGATAAACAAAAGCAATCCCGAAAAGCCGGTGGAAGAATTTGAACCTCCAGGTGCTGCAGAGCAGTTGAACCCCCCAAAGGATAGTAACTGCATATCGTTAGGGAACCTTGAAATTGAATATTCAAAGGATTGTCGCCTGACACCAGTCTTAGCAGCGGAAAATCAGAATGAACCATCAATGCTACTGGATCAGGCGAATTCAAGTTCTTTATCAGAAACCACTTTGAAACAAAAGGTTCTTCGGGAGGCCAGTGATACAGCTGTGGAACTTTCAGGTACTGTTCAAAACCGTGTAAAGGACAATCCAAAGAAGCGAAGACGGCTCATTCTAttggatgatgacgatgatggagAAGAGGCTGCAGATGTGCAGTCAGAAGATTTTAATCATCGGGCAGATTCaagttctttatcagaaacaactTTGAACAAAAATGTTCTTCCGGAGGCCAGTGATACAGCTGTGGGACTTTCTGGTACTGTTGAAAACTGTGTGAAGGACAATCCAAGGAAGCGAAGACAGCTCATTCTATTGGATGATGCCGATGATGGAGAAGAGGCTGCAGATGTGCAGTCAGAAGATCTTAATCATCGGGCGGATTCAAGTTCTTCATCAGAAACCACTTTGAAACAAAACGTTCTTCTGGAGGTGAGTGGTACAGCTGTGGAACTTTCTGGTACTGTTCAAAAATGTGTGAAGGACATTCCAAGGAAGCGAAGACAGATCATCGTGTTGGAAGATGACGATGATGGAGAAGTTGCTGCAAATGTGCAGTCAGGAGATTTTAATCATCCGGCGGATTCAAGTTCTTTATCAGAAACTACTTTGAAAAAAAACGCTCTTCTGGAAGCCAGTGATACAGCTGTGGAACTTCCTGATACTGTTCGAAACTGCTCAGAAGAAAATTCAAGGAAGCGAAGACAGATCATCCTGttggatgatgacgatgatggagAAGTGGCTGCAGATGTGCAGTCAGGAGATTTTAATCATCGGGCGGATTCAAGTTCTTTATCAGAAACTACTTTGAAAGAAAACACTCTTCTGAAAGCCAGTGATACAGCTGTGGAACTTCCTGATACTGTTCGAAACTGCTCGGAAGAAAATTCAAGGAAGCGAAGACAGCTCATTCTGttggatgatgacgatgatggaaAAGAGGCTGCAGATGTGCAGTCAGGAGATTTTAATCACCCGTCTCTTGAGTGCGATGGATCACTGAGCAAGCTCAGAATAGACACGGAAGTTTGTGTGGAAGAGACTGTACATACTGGAGAATTGAATGATCGAAATCTCAGTACTGCACagctggatattttgattcccggATCATCTGAGATTACTCAGCCTGTAGAGAAACGGAGGCGATATACACTGGCgaatgaagatgatgaagatggagaggtTATTATTGGTACCAGCAACGCTCCAAAGTTGACATTGGAAACTTTAGTTGCAAAGGACGATGGTCTCCAATCCAGAATAAAACTCGATTCAGAGTCTGCCAATCAGCAAAGACGTATGTTGTCACAACCCATTGATGAACCTATCTGGAG TGGACTCCTTAAGATAAACAATGAAGTATTTGTTTCACTTGTTGCACACATGTCGTCCAAAGCATGTAGGCCTGTGTGGGAATTGTCAACGTCGTTGCAGCCAGTAATTGAAGTAATCAAGCTCCCTCAGTTGGAAGCCTGGCCAAAGAGCTGGAAGGTTTCAGGACCTACTGATGGTGACATTGCATTGTATTTCTTCCCGCCCAGCATGAG CCCAAGTAAAGAGTCAGATGTTCTAGTGGAGGAAATTATTGATAGCGGTGCTGCCATAAAAGCTGTTGTTGGTGTCGCTGAGCTGCTAATCTTCCCCTCCACAATATTGCCAGAGCAATATCATG TCTGCCAGGGAAAACACTACCTGTGGGGAGTGTTCAAGCACAGGGAAGATGAGTCTGACAAAGATATTTTAGTTGAAGAACAAGATGCTTCAGCACGTGCCAAGGAAGGGGAGATACAAGAACACCATTTTATGGACCAACAACATGCACTGCAATGTGAGTCACCAGACCATGGAAGTTCTGCTGCGAAGCATGCCATTCATGTTGATCATCAATTGCTGGTGAAGCACAACTGTGAGGCGCAAGAGGGGGCGATGAAATCTACCATGGGTGAAGGCCTACTCTCACCTGGCAATGATTCATCATCCGTGGAGCTAAACTCTCCAGAAACTAGATCAAATTGCTTCATGCAGCCAAGATCTGATCCTAAACTGCACGTGCCTGAAGAAGCGTACCACCAAGAAGATGAGCAAAGCTTCACCAGGCCATCAACTGACCTTGGACCTTCCGCAACCACTGTCAAGTTGATCGATTCTGCGGGGGCAGTGCCTCCCACGACTCGTCAGTTGTTTGGATTCGTCACAGCGAGGACACCGAGAGCACAGCAACTCATCCAGGAGATGGTTGACGAAGGTGCACTTTTATTCTCGGTGGCTGAAGAGACTGCGACCGTGGGATCCAGGGTAGGCAATGATACCGAAGTGCAGGTACATCCGACAACTTACGGTGAGTGTCCACCTATGCAAGACCGCCGCCAGCCCATTGGATTCGTTCCACTGGATGATGATGTGGCTTCGGAGGCCTGCCTGGAACTGTTCCCAGTCCGGCAGGAGCATAATGGATGGACTCCTAGGGTAGAAGCTAGCAAGGAGGTAGATCTTGACCTGAGCCTTAGCGCGCGCTCGGGAGCACCGTTGGGGTCGTTCCTGTGA